ACCAATCAGGGCCCAGATGAATGGCCGATATCGCCACTAGCACGAACGCCTGGATTGGCTGGATTGTGAGAGAAGCTGGTCTAGCTGGCATTTAGCTGGGCCAAGGGAACAAAAGTCGGATGAGTCGTACATGTACTATACAGTTGTGTGCGTGCTCAGGTCATTTCAGGTCAATTGACATGTAGCCTGTTGACTCACCTTGATTTGCCCGCGGAAAGATGCTGGCGAtgctgatggtgatgccctGCTGGCCTCTCGGAGCACATGTGGCGGGGAACCTCCTCCTGCAGCAGCTCCATACCCTCCTTGCTTTAGTTCAGACATGTTTGCATGCGGCGACTTGTTTCTGGCATTTCTGTGTCTCTCTCTGCTGAAGCAATTCCCGACTGGCCATCAAATTTCCGTCTGGTCGCTCTCAATTGACATTACGATGCCGTAGAGGCCCGGTCCATTATGACGCATCCGGATCACGTGTCTCATCTCAAGCGACGGACCCTTGCAATTACCGCAATTCCTCTTGTCCTCGATGCTCTCTCGGATCTTGCCCGTCACCATGTGAAAGTGAAAATAAAAGTAGCACGTCCCTGAATTCCCCTTTCGGCAATCATTTTTGGCCCCGATGCTCCCCACAAACTCAACTCTGACAACCTGTCATCCATGAAGCGACGCCCCTGGCTGATAGCAGCACGATATAAGAAGCTTGTAGATTGCTCTCCGTTCATCAATTCCTCTATGACTCGTCCCGACAACTTGCGACATTACCCCGCCACGGCACCCTCGCCTCGCGACCCTCCTCGCAAGCATCCCAACCCGCAATTCCGGCGCAGCGCAGGCAAAGCTCAATGTAACCTGGACATGGTTAGCTTTAATCCCCGGCGCAGGACCCGTATTTGGTCCGTTCAACATGTCCATATTGACCCTACTCAAGGTACGCGAGGCCAGGGGCTTCCCTCGACGAGTACTCCACCATCATGACGCCAATGTTGAGTGTCTCAATCGGTGTCTCTTCTCTTACACTCGCCATCCACACATCAGCCATCAACTATCGGCGCCACACCTGCCTCTGACGGATCTGCAAGCCACATGCGCATCGCCCGTTGAGGCCCGATGACGGCGTTTCTCGTAAGGTGCCTGTATCTGACTGGATACGACAGTATTGCTTTCCCAAGCGGTGAGTTGAGCTCTCTATGCTATGGCTGCCCAATTCTTCAGGCAATTGCATGGCACAGTTATAGAGGGCTACAGATTCCTCCAATCATCACGCACGTGGTTGGCTTGGAGCTCCTGGCAACGACTACATGCTTGATACCTAGATAGGTTGGGTCCAGCTGAGCACAATTATCAACACGTGCCAGTATTAAAACTTAATCGCAAAACACTACGGGTGCGAGCTTGACTAGTAAATGCCCATCTACCTTGGCTACGATTGGGTTCAGTACCACATGTCCCCCACGATGCTGTAAGGAGACTACGATATCCTGATACCAGTATTCTAAGCTGGATAAGTCCGAAGAACGAACCATCACGCCAGACGGCTTCTTCGCCCATGCCAACCGCGCGTGGCTGGGCCGTCTCATAGCAGAGGGAGCTTGTTGCACAGACATCGCAATGAAGTCTCACTGTCAATCATCACGCTCCGTTGTGTCAGAGACGCCTCGAGCGGATCGACCAGCCGAAGACCTTAGCTATCTTGTGTAGGTGAGAGACTGTATTTCTAGATAGAATGGCTCTCAGTGTATTAACTGCGAACATTTCAAACGTTGTGACATGCAGTGCTTTGTATGGTAGAGATGTTAGAAAATGAGGGATTGGATATCTCAGCATCTCCGACTTCTCACGTTGACTTTGGAAGTTTACAGGTATCACAGTGGGGAAAGCAGAAGAATAATGAATCTCAATAGGCCGATGCCCAAAGTTGAATATTGATGCATCCGATGGCCCAGCTTAAACCAAGTAAACGAAGAAACACGTATACCATTAAAACGCCACCCAACTCCAATGGGATCATAAAAGTAAAAGTCAACAGCCCATGATCGAATAAACCTCGATTTTGCCCCGCCAGCCAAAACTCCTTACCCAACAAACATTTTTCAAACTCAGAGGGGACTGTGCCCAGTGCAAACGGGGATTCTCAGCAAAGAGTTTTAATTCCCGGCTAGCATACTGAAATGCTAGAGGAGGAAATCTATAAAACTATTAATATAGATTCATTGAAGAGTCCGGAGTCAGGTTGAACTTACCAGGACCTCAAAAGGGTTGATTCGTGAAACCACCACTTGATAAAAGCCTCGACATCAAATTCGCATCCCaagtcttcctcctcgaccgagatgccgtcgtcgctgcCATAATCCGAGCCATAGTCTGACTCGGCGCCTGACGCCAGGTTTTTCTCCCAGTCGTCAGGGTCGTTGGCGAACCGGTATGGCTCGCCCTGCCAAGGGTTGGCCGCCCCATGTTGCGTTTGGGGGCTTGGTGCCACCGGGGACTTGGTGGACTTTGCAATCTTTCGATTGCGGCGGTAGTCGGCGTACTGGTTCGAGATGGTGCGgtacttggccttgacacTCTTGGTCAGGCGGGAAGAGAAACGGAAATGCATCTTGATTGGTTGTTGGGTCGAAAGAAGGAGGGAAGGATGTGAATCTCGACAAGCTGACGAGATTGTTGTCGAGTATTGATGTGATGAATGTTTGgggtgaagaggaggagaagagtgtAAGTCTTGAGAGTTCAAGACAGACTGCTGTCAATTGTTGACGCAATTGGTGTTTGAGTGAAGAGAATAGAAGAGAAGGGTTCGAATCTGTAGAGGATGAGAGAGATTGATGACAATTGTTGATGTGAATTGAGAAGTTGTTGTTGGAAGTTGTTGTTGGAAGCTGTTGTTTGAATCTCTCGCGATCAAGTGTGTGTGAACTGATGgtgaaggagagaagagaaatcatgggaaggagaggagggaggaagggATTATAAGGACGAACTGAGGTCAAGGTTTTCTTCTATAGAAACTGATGGATATTCCGAAATCTCAACACTCCCTCCATGACTCTTCACCGTCAGGAAGTAGCAGGCAGAAGGATAGGATAGGGGTTGCTGAGCACAATAATCTGCAAGATATAAAACCCAATACTGCATATCCCCGTATATGAGGTCCAAGTTAGGAGGAGAAAATGTCCAGCGTGACCCCTGTGCTCCTTGAAAAGGCCGGAGATATGCAAGATAATCTTCGTACAAGTCATCATTCCCTGTCAAAGTTCAGGCGCAGCTAGACCACATCAAAGCCAGTTCCATGAGATGTTTCGAGAATGTTCATCCCAGAGTAAtcctcttcttggctgggATTGTGCTGGGATGTTGGACGTGTCAGTCTCCGAAGTGAGGAGCAATTGGTGGCGAGATGGAACATCACAAATTCAAGGAAAAATCGGGGTTGATAACTACTCTCTTGTATCAAGAAGGATCTTTTCTAATAGGAAGGGGAAATGTCCCAATTGGTCAGtgcaagagaaagaaaggggAACAAGTTACACTAAATTCATCCACCCATTGACTCTTTCCAGGACACGATCCCAACTTCATCATACCAGAGCAGTCCACAGACACGAAGCCCCAACACTTTCGGAATCGACAAGAAACAGCAATTGGCCGCTGAAGAGTTATCCACGAAATGCAGTGCAGTCCCGCGATAGTTTTGTGTTGACAGAGCAACCACAACGGCGTGAAGTTACCAGTCAGCTGCCGCCTTTTCATTGGCCGCCTTGTAAACTGGCACGTGCAAGATCTTGCGGGGACAACCGACTGCCTGTTCACCTTTCAAGACATCAGGCTAGAACTGGAACTTCATCTACTTGGTGCTGGTATAAGTGCAATCAGTCTTGGAGATAGAGAGATTCAGATTGCTTTCATTACGTAAACACCTACCACCTGGGCCAAGTTTGGTGCAAAAACAATGGCTAAGCGCCCAGAAACCATGAGGTTTCATGGGTCTGGAGGATCACCCACCTCCAGGCAGCGTCAGCACCCAAATCCTCAGCTCAATTTACCAACCACAACGACTTAAAGCCGCCATAGCTTCAATTCAATGAAACTATGTTTACCTATTCACCCCTCGACCGTCACAAATCCGAGATCCGTCTCGTGCGCTTCGTTGAGTGTCCGAGTGACGCTTCaaagcttgagcttgaactGCGCCACGCCTCCATGAACGACACCACGTTCAACGCTCTCTCATACGTCTGGGGCGACTGCTCCGAAACAATCGACCTCACCCTCAACGGCCAAAGTTTCCCAGTTGGTCCCAGTCTCCACTCTGCTTTGAAGCAGCTGCGGGAGAATGGCCTCCCCTCTTGGATCTGGATCGACTCCATCTGCATTCAGCAGACCGATCTCGAGGAGAAAGGATGGCATGTGCAAGAGATGCGGACCGTTTACAGTCGCGCCGAGTGCGTGTACATGTGGCTCGGCCCAGGCTCCGATGCCACCGACAAGACGATAGAGTTCATGGCTGAGATCGGTCCAACGCTTGTCGAATTGAACGCCATGGAGATACTAAGCTCTTATCAAAACGGCATTGTCAACACGTACTTTCGGAGTCGCGTATCAGGTGAAGACCTTGGTCGTCCTAATGAAGATCCGGCCGTGAAGCTAGCCCAGTACATGTATGGCCTACTAGATCATCCAGGACTACAGGCTGCGAAGGACGTTGACGGTGTCGAGGTCCCTCGGGGTGTTCTAATCGATGGACTCTCGGAAATTGTCAAGAAGGAAAACTGGCACCGTATATGGATCGTCCAAGAAGTTGCCCTCGCCAGAGTCGGGCTCATCATGTGCGGCACTAAGGCCACCTCCCTCGAGCACTTCCAATCAACCTTTATGACTCTCTGGGACTGCAGCGTCTTCGACAAACGTCATGGGAGTCGCGTGAACGGGGGAATAGGCTTCGAGTGGGCCTGGAACTGGATCCTCCCGCTGCTCATCCGCCGACGGAGACAGTACTGGCGCGAGGGACCGCTCCGGCTCTCCGAGATCTTACGTCCCTCGTTCAGGGCGAAGCATACAATATACGCAGCCTCAGACCCGCGCGACATTGTATTCGGGCTTCTGGGTGTCATCGAGGACGGTGAGGAGTTGGGTCTTCGGGCCGACTATACCAAGTCCATGGCCGAGGTCTTTACCGCGGCGACAAAGGcatttcttcaacaagaCGCCGGTATAGGTTCATTCCGTTTAGAATACGTCACCCCCAGAGCCGAAAACCCCGATGGTCTTCCTTCTTGGGTCCCGGATTGGAGAGAGATTGGAGAAAAGGGCACATTGATAGAGGACGCCGGCCTTCATATCGACGCCACCTCTGGTATGCCAACATCGGAAAACATGACTCTCGACGAGAGTCCCTGGGTCTTGAGACGCTTTGGATGCTACGTCTCCACGATAACCGACGTCATGGAGATCCCGAAAGATCTACACAGCTTCCGAAAAGGCATCCCCTACGCTGAACTCGTCGAGGATTTCATGGCATCAGTTCTCAAGTTCGCCAACCTTGGACCAGACTCGGGCCCAGCCGAAGATTACGTCTGGCGCACTCTCGTGGGTCGACAGTATGGAGAGCCTGCTTTTCACGATCGTTACCAccattggatggatggtgatgtaGGGCTCCTAGTCCGCAGCATCATGCGTCAGGGGCAGTTTGACCCAGAGCATCTCACAGAGCCCCAGAAAGAGTTTATCAACAACGGCCCATTACATCTTAGTACCATCCGACTAGATCTCGACACTCCACAGAAGCAGCTCACGCATATCGTTCAAGAGTGGCCAGAAGACATCCTCTACTACACCGTAGGGAGGACCCTGTTCAAAACGAACAAGGCCATGTTCGGACGGGGGCATGTTCTCGTGAAGCCTGGTGATATTGTCACTATCCTGTCTGGGTGCGAAGTGCCAATTGTCTTGCGGCCACGCGAAGAAGGAGGCTATACGTTTGTTGGGGACGCCCATGTGGATGGCATCATGAACGGGGAGTTTCACCAAACCGCACCAAACTACCAGACATTTGACATATACTGAACTACTATACATAAACAGGGGGTAAGAGTCTCAAATCTGACTTTACAAGGGAAGCCCTCTCACTTTAAGCAGACAGATGTGCTTCGGGTGTCGCAAAACACTCGGTGGCATGGCCGTCTGGGCCGTAGGCTTTGCTACCGAACAAGGGGTTGGAGTATTGTTAGATTACAGTTTCCTATGGTATTACCTTCCAGGGGAAGCAAGCTCCATACTCCCAAAGGTCGGTAGTCAGTCACACGGGGAAAGGTTGCCAGGTAGTTGAACGACTTCATCAACAGGGACAACTAGTAAAGCAGTGTTCATAcataataataataacaCAAGAAGCGATATCTATATATTGACGACTCGAACGGAATTGCAGCGATAAGCTCACGTCAATCGAGATCAAGCGTTCGTGTGACGTTACAAAGCGCtgagttggtgttgagaagatAGAAACACCATAAATATGACACAAAGTTCACCAACGCCAGACCAACAGCCTTCCGCACCTCCAGACAAAGTTCTATCCATGACACACCATCTCATACTTCATTGTTTGGCTCTACCATCAAACGTCCAAGTTCAGTCACGCTCATGAATGCACCAGAAATAATCTTATCAAGATTCGCATTAATGCTCTCCCATcccgcctcttcctcgccaccTATCTAACAGGTATCAATTCCTTCCCGTACATGTCTCCTCAACTGGCACACAAGGGTATCTGCCCGTCTCGGTATATCCTCCTCACATGATGTCCCGAAAGATGCCAATATTCACACAGAAACACAAGCCAAAATGTACTgcaaaaaaaagaaagaccCGTAGagaggccttggcctcgtctcTCTCATTCCatcccttcttcaacaccgTGGTATCTCAAAAACAAGAAATGCAGACTAGAGAAAACACACATAAAGAAAAGGGGGTGTGTATGTGTCGGTCCCACATGCTGGTAATGTATCCGAAACAGTAAAACATGGACAAAAAGAAAGATACAAGTGATGGTCTTCTCAGAGATCCAAGAGGATGGGTATCCCGTCGTCATAACGTTCCTGTCCTCCTCTTGTCCCATGAAGGGCAGATATTAGTACAGCTATAAAACGTTGAAGTAAAAATGTTGAAATCATGATGCTAAATGCTTTTCCTTCCCATGATAAACAAACGCCTTATAGTCTCATGTCCCCATCATCGAGGTAAAAGGACGTCGGTGAGCCGAGTTGCTGCATCTGCGCTTGCTGCATGAAGCCAGCTGGGTTTGATGTGTAGCCTTGTGATGGGTGGCCCATCCGCATTGGCAGTTCGTAACCAGCGGGCACGGATGTGGGAATCATCTCAGCGTACATTTGTGGCACAGGGGGCACAGCGTCGGTGCTGGACGCTGGGCTGCCGTACACGctggtcttcttcttggggcGAAGGTTCTCGAGGCTGAGTCGCTTGCCCCAGGAACCAGGTCGTTTTGAGGGGATTGGTGTGGCAGGGCGAGCAGACTGGGGTTGGGTGTGGTTAGGGGTCATGTAGACATTGGTCATGACCTCGTCTTGTTGGGGGAACTGCTGCATGCCGCTCATGTCTGTCCATTGTTGCTGGGGAAGCTCCTGTCCCGGCAGGATGTAGGTCATCGAAGCATCGGCAAAGGTATTCATCTGGTCAGGGGCGAACTTGGGTGCATCGACGGGCCAGACATGCTCATTGGGGATCGGAAATGGCGTTCCGGGATGGGGGCCAGCTGCGAGGTCGTCTCGAATCATGGGCTCGGGGATACCGTCCACTGGTGTCGTAGGTCGAGTCTCCTGCTTAATCCTTCGGTTGGGGAACGTGTTCGCCTGAGGTGTAGGCGGTTGCTGCTTAACCACGGGTTCTGGCGGTGTGTTGTTGACGTTGTTCTCCATCTTGGGTTGCGCTCCATCAGCATGGCCAACCGTGTCCATCAAGCACTCGGATCGGACGGGAAGAGAGAACTGAAGATCGATCTCGCTAGGAGGTGGCGTATTGGGGTTCGTAAAGGGCGATGTACCGAGGATGAAGGCGAGGCGGACAAGAGTCGAGATATCCTGGCCGAGGTGGCGCGCCTCGAGCATTCGCTTGAGGTCACCAGAGGATCGCGGGCGCCATGTGAGCTGTtgcctcttctccttgggccAGATGCATGTCTTCCAGATagacttgaccttggactGACGCATGAGGTTGTGCAACTGAGCCTTGTACTCCCAGTTGTTGACATCGAAACCGTCCTCGAAGTGCTTGGCAATATGCTCAAAGTACTTGTCTCGGCTGCCCGACGCCTGGTCGTTGGTCGCGGCCTCGAAGATACGGTCCTTGCAGTTGGCGAAACCGCACGCAAACACGACCTGAGGGCACAACTCAGTCTTGGCCGAGCTATTGGGGAGAGCGTCCATGCGGTGTGTCTCCTTGGCGTGAGTGCTGTAGGCGCGTTCAGTAGCAAAAGAGAGGTGGCAGCCCTTGGTCTTGCACAGCCACGTCACATCAGCGCCGTGGAAGTTGTAGAGATGCTTCTTAAAATCACTCTTGCGACCAAAACCCACGGGGTTGTTGTCCAAAAA
This Fusarium keratoplasticum isolate Fu6.1 chromosome 6, whole genome shotgun sequence DNA region includes the following protein-coding sequences:
- a CDS encoding HET domain-containing protein; translated protein: MFTYSPLDRHKSEIRLVRFVECPSDASKLELELRHASMNDTTFNALSYVWGDCSETIDLTLNGQSFPVGPSLHSALKQLRENGLPSWIWIDSICIQQTDLEEKGWHVQEMRTVYSRAECVYMWLGPGSDATDKTIEFMAEIGPTLVELNAMEILSSYQNGIVNTYFRSRVSGEDLGRPNEDPAVKLAQYMYGLLDHPGLQAAKDVDGVEVPRGVLIDGLSEIVKKENWHRIWIVQEVALARVGLIMCGTKATSLEHFQSTFMTLWDCSVFDKRHGSRVNGGIGFEWAWNWILPLLIRRRRQYWREGPLRLSEILRPSFRAKHTIYAASDPRDIVFGLLGVIEDGEELGLRADYTKSMAEVFTAATKAFLQQDAGIGSFRLEYVTPRAENPDGLPSWVPDWREIGEKGTLIEDAGLHIDATSGMPTSENMTLDESPWVLRRFGCYVSTITDVMEIPKDLHSFRKGIPYAELVEDFMASVLKFANLGPDSGPAEDYVWRTLVGRQYGEPAFHDRYHHWMDGDVGLLVRSIMRQGQFDPEHLTEPQKEFINNGPLHLSTIRLDLDTPQKQLTHIVQEWPEDILYYTVGRTLFKTNKAMFGRGHVLVKPGDIVTILSGCEVPIVLRPREEGGYTFVGDAHVDGIMNGEFHQTAPNYQTFDIY
- a CDS encoding C2H2-type domain-containing protein; protein product: MFPFQVQDDQAVRPLSEEDQQILLGLARRYGVSSLVCALSGLGTSSRASTFSATTLLSNTSAPSLTWSSSEASHGRSDAASIRTQSTWQDTSTDVPSIHDGEVGKIPDRTWLDSPSLMQSPIPSCDVTSHPSPRHVAPTSKKYQCPMCFLDNNPVGFGRKSDFKKHLYNFHGADVTWLCKTKGCHLSFATERAYSTHAKETHRMDALPNSSAKTELCPQVVFACGFANCKDRIFEAATNDQASGSRDKYFEHIAKHFEDGFDVNNWEYKAQLHNLMRQSKVKSIWKTCIWPKEKRQQLTWRPRSSGDLKRMLEARHLGQDISTLVRLAFILGTSPFTNPNTPPPSEIDLQFSLPVRSECLMDTVGHADGAQPKMENNVNNTPPEPVVKQQPPTPQANTFPNRRIKQETRPTTPVDGIPEPMIRDDLAAGPHPGTPFPIPNEHVWPVDAPKFAPDQMNTFADASMTYILPGQELPQQQWTDMSGMQQFPQQDEVMTNVYMTPNHTQPQSARPATPIPSKRPGSWGKRLSLENLRPKKKTSVYGSPASSTDAVPPVPQMYAEMIPTSVPAGYELPMRMGHPSQGYTSNPAGFMQQAQMQQLGSPTSFYLDDGDMRL